In Mycoavidus cysteinexigens, a genomic segment contains:
- a CDS encoding F0F1 ATP synthase subunit epsilon, which produces MATIKVDVVSAEEQIFSGQAQFVALPGEEGELGILPGHVPLLTRIRPGAVRIELEGGAEEFIFVAGGILEVQPGVVTVLADTAIRGQDLDQAKAEQARREAEEALQNTGSNVEYATAQAELAYAAAQLAAIQRLRRNRS; this is translated from the coding sequence ATGGCAACCATCAAAGTAGACGTCGTCAGCGCCGAGGAGCAGATCTTCTCGGGGCAGGCGCAATTTGTTGCGCTTCCGGGTGAAGAGGGTGAGTTAGGTATTTTGCCTGGCCATGTACCATTACTGACCCGAATCCGTCCCGGTGCAGTGCGAATTGAGCTGGAAGGTGGCGCTGAAGAGTTTATCTTTGTCGCTGGCGGCATACTAGAAGTCCAACCCGGCGTGGTGACAGTTTTAGCTGATACCGCAATTCGCGGCCAAGACCTTGATCAAGCAAAAGCTGAGCAAGCACGCCGCGAGGCTGAAGAGGCCCTACAAAATACGGGTTCAAACGTTGAATATGCGACAGCACAAGCAGAGCTTGCTTATGCGGCAGCTCAGTTGGCGGCGATTCAGCGCTTACGTCGGAATCGAAGTTAA
- the fumC gene encoding class II fumarate hydratase codes for MKEKTRIERDTFGDIAVPAAHLWGAQTQRSRHNFKISNEKQAPELIRALAQVKRAAATVNHALEILPADKTNVIVQAADEIVAGLHPDEFPLVVWQTGSGTQTNMNLNEVIANRASELLGGERGEARKIHPNDDVNRGQSSNDVFPTAMHIAAADGIANTLLPALKTLRDTLAAKAQAFTDIVKIGRTHLQDATPLTLGQEFSGYVAQLEQGMRHLEAALPHLYELALGGTAVGTGLNAHPAFADKVAAEISALTGLPFISAPNKFEVMAAADALVHAHGALKTVAAGLMKIANDIRWLASGPRCGLGELLIPENEPGSSIMPGKVNPTQSEAVTMLCCQVFGNDVAVNFGGASGNFELNVFRPMIAHNVLQSIRLLADGARSFNDHCAIGIEPNRERIESLLNESLMLVTALNPHIGYDKAAQIAKKAHREGTTLKSAALALGYVSEAEFNAWVQPRKMVGDTH; via the coding sequence ATGAAAGAAAAAACTCGCATTGAACGTGATACATTTGGTGACATTGCTGTGCCTGCAGCCCACTTATGGGGCGCGCAGACGCAACGCTCACGACACAATTTCAAAATCTCAAATGAAAAGCAAGCGCCTGAATTAATCCGCGCGCTGGCTCAGGTTAAGCGCGCAGCCGCCACCGTGAATCATGCGCTTGAGATACTCCCTGCCGATAAAACCAATGTGATTGTTCAGGCTGCTGACGAAATCGTCGCTGGCCTGCACCCTGATGAATTTCCGTTGGTCGTCTGGCAAACCGGTTCAGGTACGCAGACGAATATGAACCTGAATGAGGTGATTGCGAACCGTGCGAGTGAGTTGCTGGGTGGTGAGCGCGGAGAAGCGCGTAAAATTCACCCGAACGATGATGTTAATCGTGGGCAATCCTCCAATGATGTTTTCCCAACGGCAATGCATATTGCTGCGGCTGATGGCATTGCGAATACATTATTGCCTGCCTTAAAAACGCTGCGCGATACGCTGGCGGCAAAAGCGCAGGCTTTTACGGACATCGTTAAAATTGGGCGGACCCATTTACAAGATGCGACGCCCCTTACGCTGGGTCAAGAATTTTCGGGTTATGTGGCGCAACTTGAGCAGGGAATGCGCCATCTAGAAGCTGCTTTGCCACATTTGTATGAACTGGCTTTAGGTGGTACTGCGGTGGGGACGGGGCTAAATGCGCATCCGGCTTTTGCCGATAAAGTCGCGGCCGAAATTAGCGCGCTGACAGGACTCCCGTTTATTAGCGCGCCGAATAAATTTGAAGTTATGGCGGCGGCTGATGCTCTGGTGCATGCGCATGGCGCTCTTAAAACCGTGGCGGCTGGCTTGATGAAAATCGCCAATGATATTCGTTGGCTGGCAAGTGGACCACGTTGTGGTTTAGGCGAATTATTGATCCCAGAAAATGAGCCGGGCAGTTCAATCATGCCAGGCAAAGTCAACCCGACCCAGTCTGAAGCCGTTACGATGTTGTGCTGTCAAGTATTTGGTAATGACGTAGCGGTCAATTTCGGTGGTGCAAGCGGCAATTTTGAATTGAATGTTTTTCGCCCCATGATTGCGCATAATGTGCTGCAATCGATCCGCTTGCTGGCGGATGGCGCACGCAGCTTTAACGATCATTGCGCAATCGGCATTGAGCCGAACCGCGAGCGGATTGAATCGTTGCTAAACGAATCTCTGATGCTGGTTACGGCGTTAAATCCGCATATCGGCTATGACAAAGCGGCGCAAATCGCAAAAAAAGCGCATCGCGAAGGAACCACTTTAAAAAGCGCTGCGCTGGCTTTGGGTTATGTGAGCGAAGCGGAGTTTAATGCCTGGGTGCAACCACGGAAAATGGTGGGCGACACGCATTAA
- the hemE gene encoding uroporphyrinogen decarboxylase, translating to MLQSVSNDTFLRALKREPTDYTPVWLMRQAGRYLPEYNQTRARAGSFLGLAKNPDYATEVTLQPLERYPLDAAILFSDILTIPDAMGLGLSFEAGEGPRFAHPLRTEADIMRLAVPAIDSTLSYVTDAVTQIRRALTNANGVQRVPLIGFSGSPWTLACYMVEGGGSDNFSRVKTMLYQHPAWLHRILEINAQAVAAYLNAQIEAGAQAVMIFDTWGGALAEGKFQRFSLAYTQAVIQQLKREHNGEQIPVIVFTKGGGQWLEEIAAIGAQAVGLDWTVDLARARERVAGRVALQGNLDPTVLFAPPATIRAEVRSILDSYGNQPGHIFNLGHGILPLTPPEHVAEMVDEVHSYSRSLRLAAKA from the coding sequence ATGTTGCAGTCTGTATCAAACGATACATTCTTACGGGCGCTTAAACGTGAGCCCACCGACTATACGCCGGTTTGGTTAATGCGCCAGGCGGGTCGGTATTTGCCTGAGTACAACCAAACCCGTGCTCGCGCGGGCAGTTTTCTGGGGCTGGCGAAAAATCCTGATTACGCGACTGAAGTGACCTTGCAGCCGCTTGAGCGTTATCCTTTGGATGCGGCCATTCTTTTTTCGGACATTCTGACCATACCCGATGCGATGGGGCTTGGCCTAAGTTTTGAAGCGGGTGAAGGACCGCGTTTTGCTCATCCGTTACGGACTGAAGCGGATATTATGCGTTTAGCGGTGCCGGCGATAGATTCGACTTTATCTTATGTGACCGATGCGGTGACTCAGATCCGGCGCGCTTTAACCAATGCCAATGGCGTGCAACGCGTACCATTAATCGGTTTTTCTGGTAGTCCTTGGACACTTGCCTGTTATATGGTTGAAGGCGGCGGCTCGGATAATTTTAGCCGGGTTAAAACGATGCTCTATCAACACCCGGCTTGGCTGCATCGCATCCTTGAGATTAATGCGCAGGCTGTGGCAGCTTATCTTAATGCGCAAATCGAGGCTGGCGCGCAAGCGGTGATGATCTTCGATACTTGGGGTGGGGCCTTAGCAGAAGGGAAATTTCAGAGGTTTTCTCTAGCCTATACTCAAGCTGTGATTCAGCAGCTCAAGCGTGAACATAATGGCGAGCAAATACCCGTGATTGTGTTTACTAAAGGTGGCGGTCAATGGCTAGAAGAAATTGCAGCGATTGGCGCACAGGCGGTTGGCCTTGATTGGACGGTGGATCTCGCCCGTGCCCGCGAGCGTGTAGCCGGTCGAGTGGCTTTGCAAGGTAACCTTGATCCAACGGTATTGTTTGCACCGCCAGCGACGATTCGTGCCGAAGTGCGTTCAATCTTAGATAGTTATGGCAATCAACCTGGGCATATCTTCAATCTTGGGCACGGCATTTTGCCTTTAACGCCTCCTGAGCATGTGGCTGAAATGGTCGATGAGGTTCATTCTTATAGCCGTTCATTGCGACTTGCAGCCAAAGCTTAA